A genomic segment from Amycolatopsis camponoti encodes:
- the pknB gene encoding Stk1 family PASTA domain-containing Ser/Thr kinase, which translates to MTRTQPSLVGTLLERRYRVDRLLAHGGMSSVYRGTDTRLDRPVAIKIMDPRFADDRSFVDRFVREAQSAAQLHHPHVVAVHDQGFDLPQGAESGLAFLVMELVDGGTLRDLLADQGPLDIALALSVAEPVLSALAVAHRAGLVHRDVKPENVLIGRTGPHTGGAVKVADFGLVRAVASAGTTSSSVILGTVAYLSPEQVETGSASAQGDVYSVGILLFEMLTGQVPYTGDTAISVAYRHVNDDVPRPSELRPDLPPALDELITRATRRDAALRPADAGEFLTELTAVRAQLGLLPVNVPVPVSRGQGDLADTERTLPRIPQVPDTEKTMPVNRPNATRALSHPGTPPPGFTQQIPPVRPPVARRRGGSEPEKPTDNRKRIAVIAGAVLLFGGLITAFIFMITDTGGAKTATVPKLVGLNQAAAGDALRAVKLNPQFSQEYDNSVPSNTVLRAEPAEGTSLQPNSNVSVVLSKGRPTVPDIRPGTALPDAEQAIKTAQLTPARGGDDFDADVPQGAVIRTEPSAGSQLNIGGQVTIIVSKGPIPLPPVPDVTGRSKDEAFQLLQQAGFEPFQAGEEFKQDVAGGAVTRTDPPANSQAKEKRIGVFVNNAVQVPDVRFRSFDDAQKILEQAGLKADRDGGRGRGNGGGGFDFVFQQDPQPGTFVQKGSKVKLKGFGG; encoded by the coding sequence GTGACTCGCACCCAACCCAGCCTGGTCGGCACGCTCCTCGAGCGGCGCTACCGGGTGGACCGGCTGCTCGCGCACGGGGGGATGTCCTCCGTCTACCGGGGGACGGACACCCGGCTGGACCGTCCGGTCGCGATCAAGATCATGGACCCGCGGTTCGCCGACGACCGGTCGTTCGTGGACCGGTTCGTGCGCGAGGCGCAGTCGGCGGCGCAGCTGCACCACCCGCACGTGGTGGCGGTGCACGACCAGGGGTTCGACCTGCCCCAGGGCGCCGAGTCCGGCCTCGCGTTCCTGGTGATGGAGCTGGTCGACGGCGGGACGCTGCGCGACCTGCTGGCCGACCAGGGCCCCCTGGACATCGCGCTGGCGCTGAGCGTGGCCGAGCCGGTGCTCTCGGCGCTGGCCGTCGCGCACCGGGCGGGGCTGGTGCACCGCGACGTCAAGCCGGAGAACGTGCTGATCGGCCGGACCGGGCCGCACACCGGCGGCGCGGTGAAGGTCGCCGACTTCGGCCTGGTGCGGGCCGTGGCGAGCGCGGGCACGACGAGCTCGAGCGTCATCCTGGGCACGGTCGCCTACCTGTCGCCGGAGCAGGTCGAGACCGGCTCGGCGTCCGCGCAGGGCGACGTCTACTCGGTCGGCATCCTGCTCTTCGAGATGCTCACCGGGCAGGTGCCCTACACCGGCGACACGGCGATCTCCGTGGCCTACCGCCACGTGAACGACGACGTCCCGCGCCCCAGCGAGCTGCGCCCGGACCTGCCGCCCGCGCTGGACGAGCTGATCACCCGCGCGACCCGGCGCGACGCGGCGCTGCGCCCCGCCGACGCCGGGGAGTTCCTGACCGAGCTGACGGCGGTGCGCGCGCAGCTGGGCCTGCTGCCGGTGAACGTGCCGGTCCCGGTCTCGCGCGGCCAGGGCGACCTCGCCGACACCGAGCGCACGCTGCCGCGGATCCCGCAGGTGCCGGACACCGAGAAGACCATGCCGGTCAACCGCCCGAACGCGACGCGGGCGCTGAGCCACCCGGGCACCCCTCCCCCGGGCTTCACCCAGCAGATCCCGCCCGTGCGGCCGCCGGTGGCCCGGCGCCGCGGCGGGTCCGAGCCGGAGAAGCCGACGGACAACCGGAAGCGGATCGCCGTCATCGCCGGCGCGGTGCTGCTGTTCGGTGGGCTGATCACGGCGTTCATCTTCATGATCACCGACACCGGCGGCGCCAAGACCGCGACCGTGCCGAAGCTCGTCGGGCTGAACCAGGCCGCGGCCGGCGACGCGCTGCGGGCGGTGAAGCTGAACCCGCAGTTCAGCCAGGAGTACGACAACTCCGTGCCGTCGAACACCGTGCTGCGGGCCGAGCCCGCCGAGGGCACCTCGCTGCAGCCGAACTCGAACGTGTCGGTCGTGCTGTCGAAGGGCCGCCCGACGGTGCCGGACATCCGGCCGGGCACCGCGCTGCCCGACGCCGAGCAGGCCATCAAGACCGCGCAGCTGACCCCGGCCCGCGGTGGCGACGACTTCGACGCCGACGTCCCGCAGGGCGCGGTGATCCGCACCGAGCCGTCCGCGGGCAGCCAGCTGAACATCGGCGGCCAGGTCACGATCATCGTGTCGAAGGGCCCGATCCCGCTGCCGCCGGTCCCGGACGTCACCGGCCGGAGCAAGGACGAGGCGTTCCAGCTGCTGCAGCAGGCCGGCTTCGAGCCGTTCCAGGCGGGCGAGGAGTTCAAGCAGGACGTCGCGGGCGGCGCCGTCACCCGGACCGACCCGCCGGCCAACTCGCAGGCCAAGGAGAAGCGGATCGGCGTCTTCGTCAACAACGCCGTGCAGGTGCCGGACGTGCGGTTCCGCTCGTTCGACGACGCCCAGAAGATCCTCGAGCAGGCCGGGCTGAAGGCCGACCGCGACGGTGGCCGGGGCCGCGGCAACGGCGGCGGCGGGTTCGACTTCGTCTTCCAGCAGGACCCGCAGCCGGGGACGTTCGTGCAGAAGGGCTCCAAGGTCAAGCTGAAGGGCTTCGGGGGATGA
- a CDS encoding Rv2175c family DNA-binding protein, with protein sequence MSGIPVADDVLDTAIAVLPVGEVAKVLGTSANKVRQMLRDGQLIAVRRGGDLCVPGAFFVKDGVVKGLAGTITVLADSGFSRTEMLRWLFETDETLPGNTPINALRTSHGTEVKRRAQAMAF encoded by the coding sequence GTGAGTGGGATTCCTGTCGCCGACGACGTCCTCGACACCGCCATCGCGGTCCTCCCGGTGGGAGAGGTCGCGAAAGTTCTCGGGACGTCGGCCAACAAGGTCCGCCAGATGCTGCGCGACGGTCAGCTGATCGCCGTCCGGCGAGGCGGTGACCTGTGCGTTCCCGGTGCTTTCTTCGTCAAGGACGGGGTGGTGAAGGGCCTGGCCGGGACGATCACGGTGCTCGCCGACTCCGGGTTCTCCCGGACCGAGATGCTGCGGTGGCTCTTCGAGACCGACGAGACCCTGCCGGGCAACACCCCGATCAACGCCCTGCGCACCAGCCACGGCACCGAGGTGAAGCGGCGCGCCCAAGCGATGGCGTTCTGA